In one Lycium barbarum isolate Lr01 chromosome 7, ASM1917538v2, whole genome shotgun sequence genomic region, the following are encoded:
- the LOC132603724 gene encoding cytochrome P450 71AU50-like, producing the protein MALIFATLVVASIVYALYELLNVQKRKKFPPGPRGLPILGHLHLLGKNPHQDLQKLAKKYGPIMYMRLGLVPTIVASSADAVEKVLKTYDHIFASRPHNEACQYLAYGQKNLIFAKYGPYWRNMRKLCTLHLLTNQKINSFQSMRRQEVELMIKSLKNEAHDRLVVDLSAKVASLNADLTCLMVFGKKYMDEDLDKRGFKAVVQDVNHLVATPNLGDFFPYFGVIDLQGLTRQLKDLSKVLDEFLEKIIDEHIQSHDQKKSKDFVDTMLDIMQSGEAEFQFDRSHIKAILIDMLVAAMDTSATTVEWILTELLRHPHVMKKLQKELEVVVGLERMVKESDLENLTYLDMVVKEGMRLHSVVPLVPHEAMEDCVVDSFHIQKGSRIVINFYAVQRDPSIWPEPYKFLPERFVGSSIDIRGRDFQLLPFSSGRRSCPGMQLGIIIVRLFVAQLVHCFDWELPHGMNPCDLDIDEHFGMVTSRETPLMAIPTYRLNDA; encoded by the exons ATGGCTTTAATATTTGCAACACTAGTAGTAGCTTCTATTGTGTATGCCTTGTATGAGCTGCTAAATGTCCAGAAGAGAAAAAAGTTTCCTCCAGGTCCAAGGGGGCTTCCCATTTTAGGACATCTTCATTTGTTAGGGAAAAATCCACACCAAGATTTACAAAAACTAGCCAAGAAATATGGTCCGATTATGTATATGCGATTAGGACTAGTACCTACAATTGTTGCCTCATCTGCTGATGCAGTCGAAAAAGTCCTCAAGACATATGATCATATCTTTGCTAGTAGGCCTCATAACGAGGCATGTCAGTATTTGGCTTATGGCCAGAAGAATCTAATATTTGCAAAGTATGGGCCTTATTGGCGCAACATGCGCAAATTATGCACTCTTCACCTTTTGACTAATCAAAAGATCAATTCATTTCAATCCATGAGAAGGCAAGAAGTTGAGCTTATGATCAAATCACTTAAAAATGAAGCTCATGATCGCCTTGTTGTTGATCTTAGCGCAAAGGTTGCATCCTTGAATGCTGACTTGACTTGCTTGATGGTGTTTGGGAAGAAGTACATGGATGAAGATTTGGACAAGAGGGGATTCAAAGCTGTTGTTCAAGATGTTAATCATTTAGTTGCAACACCCAATCTTGGCGATTTTTTCCCCTACTTTGGTGTAATTGATCTCCAGGGACTCACTCGCCAGCTCAAGGATCTTTCGAAGGTGCTAGATGAGTTTCTTGAGAAGATTATTGATGAACATATCCAGTCTCATGACCAGAAGAAATCCAAAGACTTTGTGGACACCATGTTGGACATTATGCAATCAGGAGAAGCTGAATTTCAGTTTGACCGTAGCCATATAAAAGCTATCCTCATC GACATGCTTGTTGCAGCAATGGATACTTCAGCAACAACTGTAGAATGGATACTAACAGAGCTTCTTAGGCACCCTCATGTGATGAAGAAACTCCAAAAAGAACTGGAAGTAGTGGTAGGCCTTGAAAGAATGGTAAAAGAATCAGACTTGGAGAATTTGACGTACTTGGACATGGTTGTAAAAGAGGGCATGAGGCTGCATTCCGTAGTGCCACTAGTGCCTCACGAGGCCATGGAAGATTGTGTAGTTGATAGCTTTCACATACAAAAGGGATCTCGGATCGTGATAAACTTTTATGCTGTTCAGAGAGATCCAAGTATTTGGCCTGAGCCTTACAAGTTTTTGCCCGAGAGGTTTGTTGGGAGCAGTATAGACATTCGCGGACGTGACTTCCAACTTTTACCATTTAGCTCCGGTAGAAGAAGCTGCCCTGGAATGCAGTTGGGAATTATCATTGTCCGGCTTTTTGTGGCACAATTGGTGCATTGCTTTGATTGGGAGCTACCACATGGTATGAACCCTTGTGATTTGGACATTGATGAGCACTTTGGGATGGTAACATCCAGAGAAACGCCTTTAATGGCTATTCCTACTTATCGACTAAACGATGCTTAA